From Chryseobacterium salivictor, a single genomic window includes:
- a CDS encoding HEAT repeat domain-containing protein: MLFLDISLHFLFDTFLGILLIVFLLIAGVLYYSFYLFKKLIDLIYWSKEIDYKVSQAIVHGSDEGEQKDSGTFSQYSNNSSFRDLFLEKLVDSEKKFSGTAQNEINKLFQDYNLEKEALKKLDSKKTHLIAGGIQELTSMRVEAAVTKINSFLTHPSPLVYQEAQYAMVGFKGFNGLQFLNTVSNKISEWQQLRLLISIPHIPKNCDDTVNSWLQSENNSVIIFTLRLARKFQMLSFYSPILHLLNHSSEQIRIQAVQTLQSLENPSTVNDLTASYANQTTDVQVEIIKALKMAKDQSSTDFLKTQLIEHPFPKLKIFAAEALFALGQESFLISLAEDGSAPEQIIQIIKHSMQERIC; the protein is encoded by the coding sequence ATGCTGTTTCTAGACATTTCACTCCATTTTCTTTTCGATACATTTCTGGGAATATTGTTAATCGTTTTCTTGTTAATTGCCGGGGTACTGTACTACAGTTTTTACCTCTTCAAAAAACTCATCGATCTTATATACTGGTCAAAGGAAATAGATTACAAAGTGTCGCAGGCAATTGTTCACGGCAGTGATGAAGGAGAACAAAAAGACAGCGGCACTTTCAGTCAATATTCTAATAACTCTTCTTTCCGCGATTTATTTTTAGAAAAACTGGTCGACTCAGAAAAGAAATTTTCGGGAACAGCACAGAACGAAATCAATAAACTTTTTCAGGATTATAATCTTGAAAAAGAGGCCTTGAAAAAATTAGATTCAAAAAAAACTCACCTTATTGCAGGCGGCATACAGGAACTTACCTCCATGCGGGTAGAAGCGGCAGTTACAAAAATAAATTCTTTTTTAACCCATCCTTCGCCTCTTGTTTATCAGGAAGCGCAATATGCGATGGTCGGTTTTAAAGGTTTCAACGGCCTGCAGTTTTTGAATACCGTTTCAAATAAAATTTCGGAATGGCAACAATTGCGCTTGCTTATTTCGATCCCACACATTCCTAAAAATTGCGATGATACCGTAAATAGTTGGTTACAAAGTGAAAACAATTCCGTCATTATCTTTACGCTTCGGTTAGCGAGAAAATTTCAGATGTTATCATTTTATTCTCCAATTCTACATTTACTGAACCATTCTTCAGAGCAGATCAGAATACAGGCAGTACAAACCTTACAGTCCCTGGAAAACCCTTCTACTGTAAATGATCTTACCGCATCTTATGCGAATCAGACAACAGACGTTCAGGTTGAAATCATAAAGGCTTTAAAAATGGCAAAAGACCAAAGTTCTACAGATTTTTTAAAAACACAACTGATTGAGCATCCTTTTCCAAAGTTAAAAATCTTCGCGGCCGAAGCTCTTTTCGCGCTCGGCCAGGAATCTTTTTTAATCAGTCTGGCAGAAGACGGATCTGCTCCGGAGCAAATTATCCAAATTATTAAACACTCAATGCAGGAAAGGATATGTTAG
- a CDS encoding sulfatase-like hydrolase/transferase: MLAFSQIIYELIIWLFLLYGTAVFLVYGWIGIYALGAVIRYKKENTFTDYSIIASNPNALTFSVIAPAYNEGMTIVENVRSLLSLYYHNLEIIIVNDGSKDDSILKLIEAYELEAVSFFVQGEIETNKIREVYKSKNPAFKKLIIVDKDNGGKADALNVGVNISSGEYLVCIDVDCILEQDAILKLAKPFLEQTDKKLIACGGIIRLANNCKIENGKVTDINIPKTLLGRTQALEYIRAFVLGRMAWSRASGLILISGAFGVFDRKIVLACGGYDRKTVGEDMELVVRMRKYMEEQNEPYEVITIPDPLCWTEAPETKDILKKQRNRWMRGTMETLWKHRKLMFNPKYGKLGMISLPYWFFFEFLGPLVEFLGYVIFIVFLILGIINWPFFIILFALVISSGFLFSIYGILVDLLSHQVYAKRKDFLALIGTALLEPFYFHPLVVKAGVSGFIDYFKKSHTWGEMTRQGFHQNHQNLPFKKRVWAKLQLGLHQWGLFAGVFLLLFSVGTVSEWIWYRHTFQTLNSPMLGEHLLLNNLIFVLKLIMGSGLIYLILNFLKESWAKTLIVLTFTLVIVTHYLLFIYFSESHNLLGADILYYSKAEMKQILEASGMLSYKNFALLGILVTLSFIPFWFASKSSFKPKYVGAVFLGLGAISFSVPNDMLLSDHSKGLNEFDQNAAKSKWAYFLNSNIDNFISEHPELIAFGGDSNNFEINSGMLDKSFPFWRKENTPDFLGSYLNKSEKVPNLVFVLVEGLGHAYSSPNGYVGNFTPFIDSLAGKSLYWENNLSSTGRTFGVLPTITGSLPFGKNGFLEIEKTPDHFNLYTVLKSNGFETGFFYGGNSAFDRIKEFLEYSKVDNIIDQFSYDAPYQKLPASVGGESWGYEDQAVFGKMLQVQKPLVKPYFDIILTLSTHNPFLINNAPYYEKLFTQRVNSNQLSNKQKRWALDNKKQLVSVLNLDDALHDFFKSYRKREDFNNTIFVITGDHSMPEITLESKIDRYHVPLLVYSPLLKESKHFRNIVSHFDVAPSILAYYRENYTISTPSTVTWVGRGLSEKPRTDQLRIPLMQSKNQLIDYVYGKYHLQNNQLLLLNNLQENGINNQAAFNKANGSFKEFKNMNSQFYSTKKLMPDSVISSFMKKTRSNF, translated from the coding sequence ATGTTAGCGTTTTCACAGATCATTTATGAACTTATCATCTGGCTGTTCCTATTGTATGGAACAGCGGTATTTCTCGTTTACGGATGGATCGGAATTTATGCGCTCGGTGCTGTTATCCGATACAAAAAAGAGAATACTTTTACCGATTACAGCATTATCGCATCTAACCCGAATGCGCTCACTTTCAGCGTTATTGCTCCCGCTTATAACGAAGGCATGACCATCGTAGAGAATGTAAGATCTCTTTTGTCTCTCTATTATCATAACCTGGAAATCATCATTGTAAATGATGGAAGCAAAGACGATTCGATATTAAAACTGATTGAGGCTTATGAACTTGAAGCAGTCTCTTTTTTTGTACAGGGTGAAATAGAAACCAATAAGATCCGCGAAGTTTATAAAAGCAAAAACCCCGCCTTCAAAAAATTAATTATCGTAGACAAAGACAATGGCGGTAAAGCAGATGCGCTGAACGTCGGAGTCAATATATCTTCCGGTGAGTATCTTGTCTGTATCGACGTAGACTGTATTCTGGAACAGGACGCGATCTTGAAATTAGCAAAACCTTTTCTGGAACAAACCGATAAAAAATTGATTGCCTGTGGTGGAATCATCCGTCTGGCCAATAACTGTAAAATAGAAAATGGCAAAGTCACCGACATTAATATTCCCAAAACACTGTTAGGAAGAACCCAGGCTTTAGAATATATCAGAGCTTTTGTCTTAGGGCGAATGGCCTGGTCACGCGCTTCAGGATTAATTTTAATTTCAGGGGCTTTCGGTGTTTTTGACCGAAAAATAGTTCTCGCCTGTGGAGGTTACGACCGGAAAACCGTTGGCGAAGATATGGAGTTGGTGGTCCGTATGCGAAAGTATATGGAAGAACAAAACGAACCCTACGAAGTTATCACCATTCCCGATCCTTTGTGCTGGACCGAAGCACCGGAAACAAAGGATATTCTAAAAAAACAGCGAAACCGCTGGATGCGTGGCACCATGGAGACGCTGTGGAAGCACCGTAAATTAATGTTTAATCCAAAATATGGAAAACTGGGAATGATCAGTCTTCCCTACTGGTTTTTTTTTGAATTCCTGGGCCCGCTGGTTGAATTTTTAGGTTATGTTATTTTTATTGTTTTTTTGATTTTAGGAATTATCAACTGGCCTTTCTTTATTATTTTATTCGCTTTGGTTATTTCATCAGGATTTCTTTTTTCGATCTATGGTATTTTGGTAGATCTCTTAAGTCACCAGGTTTATGCTAAAAGGAAAGATTTCCTCGCCTTAATCGGTACCGCCCTTTTAGAACCGTTCTATTTTCATCCTCTGGTGGTTAAAGCAGGAGTGAGCGGGTTTATCGATTATTTTAAAAAATCCCACACTTGGGGCGAAATGACGAGACAGGGCTTTCATCAGAACCATCAGAATTTACCGTTCAAAAAGCGGGTGTGGGCAAAGCTCCAGCTTGGGCTTCATCAGTGGGGCCTATTTGCAGGTGTCTTTTTACTGCTGTTTTCAGTGGGAACCGTTTCAGAGTGGATTTGGTACCGACATACTTTTCAAACGCTGAACAGTCCAATGCTCGGCGAACATCTTTTACTGAATAATCTGATATTTGTATTAAAATTGATAATGGGTTCTGGGCTCATTTATTTAATTTTAAATTTCCTGAAAGAAAGCTGGGCGAAAACTTTAATCGTCCTCACCTTCACCCTCGTCATTGTCACCCACTACCTTTTATTCATTTATTTTTCAGAATCTCATAATTTATTAGGTGCCGATATTCTGTATTACAGTAAAGCTGAAATGAAGCAGATTTTAGAGGCAAGCGGAATGCTCAGTTATAAAAACTTTGCCTTACTGGGAATTTTAGTTACCCTCTCTTTCATTCCTTTCTGGTTCGCTTCTAAATCCTCTTTTAAACCCAAATATGTTGGCGCAGTATTTTTAGGTCTCGGAGCAATCAGTTTTTCTGTCCCTAATGATATGCTGCTGTCAGATCATTCAAAAGGTTTAAATGAATTTGATCAGAACGCCGCGAAAAGCAAATGGGCTTATTTTTTAAATTCTAACATCGATAACTTCATCAGTGAACATCCGGAATTAATTGCTTTTGGTGGTGATTCAAATAATTTTGAAATCAATTCGGGGATGCTCGACAAATCGTTCCCATTTTGGCGAAAAGAAAATACCCCGGACTTTTTAGGCTCGTATCTGAACAAATCTGAAAAAGTACCGAATCTTGTTTTCGTCCTCGTCGAAGGTTTAGGGCATGCCTACAGTTCGCCGAACGGCTATGTCGGGAACTTCACGCCTTTCATCGATTCACTCGCAGGCAAAAGCCTTTATTGGGAAAATAATTTAAGTTCCACCGGCAGAACATTTGGCGTTCTACCTACGATTACAGGTTCATTACCTTTCGGAAAAAACGGCTTTTTGGAAATAGAAAAAACGCCCGACCATTTCAATCTGTACACTGTTTTAAAATCAAACGGATTTGAAACAGGTTTTTTCTATGGCGGCAACAGTGCTTTTGACCGTATAAAAGAATTTCTGGAATACAGCAAAGTCGATAATATAATAGATCAGTTTTCATATGATGCACCCTATCAAAAATTGCCGGCGAGCGTGGGCGGCGAAAGTTGGGGCTATGAGGATCAGGCTGTTTTCGGAAAAATGCTGCAGGTTCAGAAACCATTGGTAAAACCGTATTTCGATATTATTCTTACTTTATCAACGCATAATCCGTTTTTAATTAATAATGCTCCTTATTACGAGAAGTTGTTTACGCAACGGGTGAATTCAAATCAACTGTCAAACAAGCAGAAAAGATGGGCGCTGGATAACAAAAAGCAGTTGGTTTCAGTATTAAATCTGGATGATGCATTACATGATTTTTTTAAAAGTTACCGAAAACGCGAAGATTTTAATAATACCATTTTTGTGATCACCGGTGACCACAGTATGCCGGAAATCACGCTGGAATCGAAAATAGACCGCTACCATGTTCCTTTGTTGGTGTATTCTCCTCTGCTAAAGGAGTCCAAACATTTTAGAAATATCGTAAGCCATTTTGATGTGGCACCTTCGATTCTGGCCTATTACAGAGAAAATTATACTATTTCGACTCCGTCTACTGTTACCTGGGTGGGCAGAGGTCTTTCAGAAAAACCAAGAACTGACCAATTGAGGATTCCATTAATGCAGAGTAAAAATCAACTGATCGACTACGTTTACGGAAAATATCACCTGCAAAATAACCAACTTTTACTTTTAAATAATCTGCAGGAAAATGGTATAAATAACCAAGCAGCTTTTAACAAAGCCAACGGGAGTTTCAAAGAGTTCAAAAATATGAATTCTCAGTTTTACAGCACTAAAAAGCTGATGCCGGATTCCGTGATCTCCAGCTTCATGAAAAAAACCCGATCGAACTTTTAA
- a CDS encoding YaiO family outer membrane beta-barrel protein, translating into MKNCLGFLMVLLFPFALYSQQNLSADELFSEARNAAFEQKDYTAAIKLTKEALEKAPDYTDISVFLGRLYTWTNDLSSARAVFDGLEKKEVRDEDFFIAYASLEYWNDQNDKAIEILNKGLEYHPQSEALLLLKGKVDFNNSNYADAEKAVNTLIRINPKNTEARALSIKINDFTSKNAMGIAYNFSHFDKQFDDDWHIVGLSYKRVTPIGSVILKGNYANKFASSGTQFELEAYPKLSKMFYLYVGAGYSNDVGIFPKFRSGVSLNANLPKSYEAEVGYRQLYFSNNIWMYTASVGKYYKNFWFNLRTYITPDNDNISQSYTGTVRYYTTGATDYFAFQIGTGISPESYLSNLLENEIYKLKTFKIGGEYNFAVQKTNLFSISAMYYNTEYLPKTKGNQYDFSLGYTKKF; encoded by the coding sequence ATGAAAAATTGTCTTGGTTTTTTAATGGTATTGTTATTTCCTTTTGCACTGTACAGCCAGCAAAATTTAAGTGCTGATGAATTGTTCAGTGAAGCGCGGAACGCTGCTTTTGAGCAGAAAGATTATACCGCCGCTATTAAACTCACAAAGGAAGCGCTGGAAAAGGCACCGGATTATACCGACATTTCTGTTTTCTTAGGCCGTCTTTACACGTGGACTAATGATTTAAGTTCAGCAAGAGCTGTGTTTGATGGACTTGAGAAAAAAGAAGTTCGTGATGAAGATTTTTTTATAGCATACGCTTCTCTGGAATATTGGAACGACCAAAATGATAAAGCAATTGAAATCCTGAATAAAGGACTGGAGTACCATCCTCAATCCGAAGCGCTTTTATTGTTGAAGGGGAAAGTGGATTTTAATAATTCGAATTACGCAGACGCTGAGAAGGCTGTCAATACTCTTATACGAATTAATCCCAAAAATACAGAAGCCAGAGCTCTTTCCATTAAAATAAATGATTTTACTTCTAAAAATGCCATGGGTATTGCCTATAATTTTTCTCATTTTGATAAACAGTTTGATGATGACTGGCATATTGTAGGACTCAGCTATAAAAGGGTTACGCCAATCGGGTCGGTTATTCTGAAAGGGAATTACGCCAATAAATTTGCATCAAGCGGCACTCAGTTTGAACTTGAGGCTTATCCGAAGTTATCGAAAATGTTTTATCTGTATGTAGGCGCGGGCTATTCCAATGACGTCGGAATCTTTCCGAAATTTAGAAGCGGTGTTTCTTTAAATGCGAATCTTCCCAAAAGTTATGAAGCTGAAGTAGGCTACAGACAACTTTATTTTAGTAATAATATTTGGATGTATACGGCATCTGTAGGAAAATATTACAAGAATTTCTGGTTTAATTTAAGGACCTATATTACGCCGGATAATGATAATATTTCTCAGTCTTATACGGGGACGGTTCGCTATTATACCACAGGAGCTACGGATTATTTTGCTTTTCAAATCGGAACCGGCATCAGCCCAGAAAGTTATCTCAGCAATTTATTGGAAAACGAAATCTACAAACTGAAAACTTTCAAAATTGGCGGAGAATATAATTTTGCGGTGCAAAAAACAAACCTGTTCTCTATTTCTGCGATGTATTACAATACAGAATATTTGCCTAAAACAAAGGGAAATCAGTATGATTTTTCTCTTGGATATACCAAAAAGTTTTAA
- a CDS encoding ligase-associated DNA damage response exonuclease, which translates to MKNPTFIRLTDKGIYCIPGKFYIDPWKPVDLAVISHGHGDHARWGMKKYLCHRFTKPILKHRIGEDIEIQTVEYGEETIINGVKISLHPAGHIIGSAQIRMEYKGYVIVFSGDYKTDDDGLSTPFELVKCNEFITESTFGLPIYNWLKPQEYSELMQTWVQQNRENGKTSVFIGYSLGKAQRIMKSIEGRGKIFVHQSIGKLNEGMESVGIDLPEYETLNFQESLKSTNGEIVILPPALFDSNIIKKIPNRATAICSGWMQVRGSRRWRSADAGFAISDHADWNGLIETVKATEAEKVYVTHGQTAVFSKYLNEIGINAVELKTIFGDEETTEKELIETK; encoded by the coding sequence ATGAAAAATCCAACTTTTATTCGCCTCACCGATAAAGGAATATACTGCATTCCGGGTAAATTCTACATTGATCCCTGGAAACCCGTTGATCTGGCCGTAATTTCTCACGGGCACGGTGACCACGCACGTTGGGGAATGAAAAAATATTTGTGTCATCGGTTTACGAAGCCCATTTTAAAACATAGAATTGGGGAAGATATTGAAATTCAAACGGTGGAATATGGAGAAGAAACTATTATTAATGGAGTAAAAATTTCCTTACATCCTGCCGGACATATCATCGGATCGGCGCAGATCAGAATGGAGTACAAAGGTTATGTGATTGTCTTTTCCGGAGATTATAAAACAGACGACGACGGATTGTCAACGCCATTTGAATTGGTGAAATGCAATGAATTTATCACCGAAAGCACTTTTGGACTACCAATTTACAACTGGTTAAAACCGCAGGAATATTCAGAATTAATGCAAACCTGGGTTCAGCAAAATCGCGAAAACGGTAAAACGTCTGTCTTCATTGGTTATTCTTTAGGAAAAGCCCAACGGATTATGAAATCGATAGAAGGCAGAGGAAAGATTTTCGTTCATCAGTCGATCGGTAAACTGAATGAGGGAATGGAATCGGTCGGGATCGATTTACCCGAATATGAAACGCTGAATTTTCAGGAGAGTTTAAAATCAACCAACGGCGAAATCGTGATTTTACCGCCCGCATTATTTGATTCCAACATCATAAAAAAAATACCGAATCGTGCCACCGCGATCTGTTCCGGCTGGATGCAGGTTCGGGGTTCCAGAAGGTGGCGCTCTGCGGATGCCGGATTTGCAATTTCCGATCACGCAGACTGGAACGGATTAATTGAAACCGTGAAAGCCACCGAAGCCGAAAAAGTTTATGTCACCCACGGACAAACCGCCGTATTTTCTAAATATTTAAATGAAATCGGAATCAATGCCGTAGAATTAAAAACCATTTTCGGAGATGAAGAAACCACCGAAAAAGAACTGATAGAAACTAAATGA
- a CDS encoding ATP-dependent DNA ligase codes for MKDFAQLINALDSTNKTTAKVEAMVSYLNTADANDKLWFLALFTGKRPKRPVNTNLLKQWALEITLLPEWLFIESYAAVGDLGETLSLILPNAENQIDKPLTQWMTELTALKDQTDDEKKKYVLESWNGLNHVERFIFNKLIGGSFRIGVSKKLLINALSKYSGIETNILMHSIMGKWKIEDKNFDDLILGTHINPDASKPYPFCLAYPLEKEIQELGDRKNWQAEFKWDGIRGQFIKRNEEIFIWSRGEELVTEQFPEIVSALKEVEGNFVIDGEILVVKDDRVLNFNELQKRLNRKTIPKKMLEELPCHIFVYDILELEFEDLRERSLSERRLLLESLLVDAPLKNIKISEIITTGTWEELAQIRENSRDNNSEGLMLKETNSRYHAGRKKGDWWKWKVSPLTIDAVLIYAQKGSGRRSSYYTDYTFAVKNDDKLVTIAKAYSGLTDKEIMEVSKFVNKNAIEKFGPVRTVKPELVFEIAFEGIGFSSRHKSGVALRFPRIVRWRRDKTADQIDDLEEIKKLIT; via the coding sequence ATGAAAGATTTTGCCCAACTCATCAATGCGCTCGACAGCACCAACAAAACAACCGCGAAAGTAGAGGCGATGGTTTCTTACCTGAACACCGCAGATGCCAATGACAAGTTATGGTTCCTAGCTTTATTTACCGGCAAAAGACCGAAAAGACCGGTAAACACTAATCTTTTAAAACAATGGGCTTTAGAAATCACACTGCTTCCGGAGTGGCTTTTTATAGAATCGTATGCTGCCGTAGGCGATCTGGGCGAAACATTATCACTAATCCTTCCCAACGCAGAAAACCAAATCGATAAACCGTTAACACAATGGATGACCGAATTGACTGCCTTAAAAGACCAAACCGATGATGAAAAGAAAAAGTATGTCCTGGAATCCTGGAACGGTTTGAATCATGTGGAACGATTCATCTTTAACAAATTAATTGGCGGAAGTTTTCGAATCGGAGTTTCTAAAAAACTGTTAATCAATGCACTGTCTAAATATTCCGGTATTGAAACCAATATTCTGATGCACAGCATTATGGGAAAATGGAAAATCGAAGATAAGAATTTTGACGATTTAATTCTGGGAACCCATATCAATCCTGATGCTTCCAAACCTTATCCTTTTTGTCTGGCGTATCCTTTAGAAAAAGAAATTCAGGAACTGGGCGACCGGAAAAACTGGCAGGCAGAATTTAAATGGGACGGCATCCGCGGGCAGTTCATCAAGCGAAATGAAGAAATATTTATTTGGTCCCGCGGTGAAGAATTAGTCACAGAACAGTTTCCCGAAATTGTTTCCGCGTTAAAAGAAGTGGAAGGTAATTTTGTAATCGATGGTGAAATTCTCGTGGTAAAAGACGACAGAGTTCTTAATTTTAATGAACTGCAGAAACGCCTGAACCGAAAAACAATTCCTAAAAAAATGCTGGAGGAACTTCCTTGTCATATTTTTGTTTATGATATTTTGGAACTGGAATTTGAGGATCTGAGAGAAAGGTCTTTGTCTGAAAGACGATTGCTTTTAGAAAGTTTACTTGTAGATGCTCCACTCAAAAACATTAAAATATCAGAGATTATTACAACCGGCACTTGGGAAGAATTAGCCCAAATCAGAGAAAACTCCCGGGACAATAATTCTGAGGGTTTAATGTTAAAAGAAACAAATTCGCGATACCACGCCGGCAGAAAAAAAGGCGACTGGTGGAAATGGAAAGTCAGTCCGCTCACGATTGATGCGGTATTAATTTATGCTCAAAAAGGGTCCGGCCGCCGAAGCAGCTACTATACTGATTATACTTTTGCAGTAAAAAATGATGATAAACTCGTCACCATTGCGAAAGCTTATTCAGGTTTGACGGACAAAGAAATTATGGAAGTCAGCAAGTTTGTGAACAAAAACGCGATCGAAAAATTCGGGCCCGTCCGAACCGTAAAACCTGAACTGGTTTTTGAAATCGCTTTCGAAGGAATCGGTTTCAGCAGCCGGCATAAAAGTGGCGTGGCATTGCGCTTCCCGCGAATCGTTCGTTGGCGGCGGGACAAAACAGCCGATCAAATTGATGACCTCGAGGAAATTAAAAAACTGATTACTTAA
- a CDS encoding ligase-associated DNA damage response DEXH box helicase: MTEKFKNSTGFQIIEKWMEDKDREPFGFQSETWYKFSQNYSGMVIAPTGFGKTFSVFLAVVIDYMNNPDHYKSGMKLLWITPLRALAKDIAKAMSEALEEIGLDWEVAVRNGDTPKEIRAKQTKKTPDILIITPESLHLLLAQKQHPKFFKNLQCIVVDEWHELLSSKRGVMTELAVSRIFSYQNKIKIWGITATIGNLDEAMEVLIPYPIKKTKIVAKEKKKIEIKSVFPDDVEVLPWAGHLGTKLADKIIPIILESQTTLVFTNTRSQAEMWYQVLLNEHPDFAGQIAIHHSSVDKDIRIWIEENLSSGYLKAVISTSSLDLGVDFKPVDTVIQIGSSKGIARFLQRAGRSGHSPFETSKIYFVPTHSLELIEVAALKEAVKQNKIEPREPLVLCYDVLLQFVLTLAVGDGFDEKETFSQITQTNAFKELSPEEWNWILTFITVGGKLKNYEEYHKVVIENGLYKVISRRIAMLHRMNIGAIVSDSMLKVKFFGGGYIGMIEEYFISKLNKNDKFVLAGRVLEVSHVKEMTVYVRNSSGKGIVPSYLGGRLPLSSYLSGFLRQKLSESLNAKSSEKELRFLHPLLVSQQENSHIPSENEFLVERIKTREGHHLFMYPFEGRLIHEVMSALVAYRISRISPISFSIAMNDYGFELFSKIEIPLSEENISEILSKEHLIRDVMASVNSTEMARRKFRDIAVISGMVIRTYPGQQKNNKNLQSSSGLIFNVLEDYDPENLLFKQAYSEVFFQQIDEARLVEAFDRIHKSEIIIKNSNTFTPLSFPIKVDSLRQSLSSEDLKARILRMKMEAMKKKMKK; the protein is encoded by the coding sequence ATGACCGAAAAATTTAAAAATTCCACAGGTTTCCAGATCATCGAAAAATGGATGGAAGACAAAGACCGGGAACCATTTGGTTTTCAGTCTGAAACATGGTATAAATTTTCCCAGAATTATTCGGGAATGGTGATCGCGCCAACAGGTTTTGGAAAAACATTCTCGGTTTTTTTAGCCGTCGTCATCGATTATATGAACAATCCGGACCACTACAAATCCGGCATGAAACTGTTGTGGATCACTCCACTGCGCGCTTTAGCAAAAGATATTGCGAAAGCGATGAGTGAAGCTCTGGAAGAAATCGGATTAGACTGGGAAGTTGCTGTGAGAAATGGTGATACACCTAAAGAAATCCGGGCGAAGCAGACCAAAAAAACGCCTGATATTTTAATCATAACGCCCGAAAGTCTGCATCTGCTTTTAGCACAAAAACAACACCCGAAATTTTTTAAAAATCTTCAGTGCATTGTTGTTGATGAATGGCACGAGCTGCTCAGTTCGAAACGCGGCGTGATGACCGAACTCGCCGTTTCAAGGATATTTAGTTATCAGAACAAAATAAAAATCTGGGGAATCACAGCAACCATCGGAAATCTGGACGAAGCCATGGAAGTCCTTATTCCCTACCCGATTAAAAAAACTAAAATTGTTGCCAAAGAAAAAAAGAAAATCGAAATCAAATCTGTTTTCCCCGATGATGTCGAAGTTTTGCCTTGGGCAGGACATTTAGGAACCAAACTCGCTGATAAAATAATTCCCATTATTCTGGAAAGTCAAACAACTTTGGTGTTTACCAATACCCGAAGTCAGGCCGAAATGTGGTATCAGGTTTTGCTGAATGAACATCCCGATTTTGCGGGACAGATCGCGATTCATCACAGTTCCGTGGATAAAGATATCCGGATCTGGATTGAAGAAAATTTATCTTCAGGATATTTAAAAGCCGTCATCTCCACCTCATCGCTGGATTTGGGCGTAGATTTCAAACCCGTTGACACCGTTATTCAGATCGGCTCCAGTAAAGGAATTGCAAGATTTTTACAACGTGCCGGACGAAGCGGACATTCGCCTTTCGAAACTTCAAAAATCTATTTTGTTCCAACCCATTCTTTAGAACTTATTGAAGTTGCGGCTTTGAAGGAAGCCGTGAAACAAAATAAAATCGAACCGCGCGAACCTCTGGTTTTATGTTATGATGTTTTACTTCAATTTGTTTTAACACTCGCAGTTGGAGATGGTTTTGATGAAAAAGAAACCTTCAGCCAAATTACTCAGACGAATGCTTTTAAAGAGTTGTCACCTGAAGAATGGAACTGGATTTTAACGTTCATTACGGTTGGCGGAAAATTAAAAAACTACGAAGAATATCATAAAGTTGTAATTGAAAACGGTCTGTATAAAGTTATTTCACGCAGAATTGCAATGCTGCACCGGATGAATATTGGCGCGATTGTAAGCGATTCCATGTTGAAAGTAAAGTTTTTCGGCGGCGGATATATCGGCATGATCGAAGAGTATTTTATTTCTAAATTAAATAAAAATGATAAGTTCGTTTTGGCCGGAAGAGTTCTTGAAGTTTCCCACGTCAAAGAAATGACCGTGTACGTTCGGAACTCCAGTGGAAAAGGAATCGTCCCGAGTTATTTGGGCGGAAGATTACCTTTATCCTCCTATTTGAGCGGTTTTCTGAGACAAAAACTTTCAGAATCTCTCAACGCGAAATCTTCTGAAAAAGAACTGCGGTTTTTGCATCCGCTTCTGGTCAGCCAACAGGAAAACTCACATATTCCAAGCGAAAACGAGTTTCTGGTCGAACGCATCAAAACCCGCGAAGGCCATCATCTGTTTATGTATCCGTTTGAAGGCAGATTGATTCACGAAGTGATGTCGGCCTTGGTTGCCTATCGAATTTCCAGGATTTCACCCATTTCTTTTTCAATTGCGATGAATGATTATGGTTTTGAATTATTTTCGAAAATCGAAATTCCGTTGAGTGAAGAAAATATTTCAGAAATATTATCCAAAGAACATTTAATCCGCGATGTAATGGCGTCAGTCAATTCAACGGAAATGGCCAGGCGGAAGTTTCGGGATATCGCAGTAATTTCTGGAATGGTCATCAGGACGTATCCGGGACAGCAGAAAAATAATAAAAATTTACAGTCATCTTCAGGTTTAATATTTAATGTGCTGGAGGATTACGATCCCGAAAATTTATTATTTAAGCAGGCATATTCCGAAGTTTTTTTTCAGCAGATCGATGAAGCGAGATTGGTCGAGGCCTTTGACCGTATTCATAAAAGTGAGATTATTATTAAAAATTCAAATACCTTTACTCCCTTAAGTTTTCCTATTAAAGTTGACAGTCTGCGCCAAAGTTTGAGCAGCGAAGATCTGAAAGCCCGTATTCTGAGAATGAAAATGGAAGCCATGAAAAAGAAAATGAAAAAATGA